One part of the Streptomyces lienomycini genome encodes these proteins:
- a CDS encoding carbohydrate ABC transporter permease, giving the protein MYIAPIVYAAFESLYTVKRSGLGLTAPTKVFDPLANYARALDDGAFLDSLGRVALFGVVQVPLMLGAALLLALLIDSRSARGKGFFRLSSFLPYAIPGVSAALVWSFMYSSQSSPINRLLDPVGISIPFFDGDLVLWSVANIVTWSWTGYNMIIIYAALQSIPAEVLEAAKVDGASAVRIAWSIKVPAVRGALVLTSVFSIIGSAQLYNEPAVLQPVSDGAVSSAFTPIMSAQNAVAAGNYPYGAAQSVLLAVLVGVVSFAFFKLTSRGEQE; this is encoded by the coding sequence ATGTACATCGCACCGATCGTCTACGCGGCGTTCGAGAGCCTCTACACCGTGAAGAGGTCGGGGCTGGGGCTGACCGCGCCGACCAAGGTCTTCGACCCGCTCGCCAACTACGCGCGCGCCCTCGACGACGGCGCCTTCCTGGACTCCCTCGGCCGCGTCGCGCTCTTCGGCGTGGTCCAGGTGCCGCTCATGCTGGGCGCGGCGCTGCTGCTGGCCCTGCTCATCGACTCCCGGTCCGCGCGGGGCAAGGGCTTCTTCCGACTGTCCAGCTTCCTGCCGTACGCGATCCCCGGCGTCAGCGCCGCGCTGGTCTGGTCGTTCATGTACTCGTCGCAGTCGAGCCCGATCAACCGGCTGCTGGATCCCGTCGGGATCAGCATCCCGTTCTTCGACGGCGATCTGGTGCTGTGGTCGGTGGCGAACATCGTCACGTGGAGCTGGACCGGCTACAACATGATCATCATCTATGCGGCGCTGCAGTCGATCCCGGCGGAGGTGCTGGAGGCCGCCAAGGTGGACGGGGCCTCGGCCGTCCGGATCGCCTGGAGCATCAAGGTGCCCGCCGTGCGCGGCGCGCTCGTGCTCACCTCGGTGTTCTCCATCATCGGCTCGGCCCAGCTGTACAACGAGCCGGCGGTGCTCCAGCCGGTCTCCGACGGTGCCGTGTCGTCGGCCTTCACCCCGATCATGTCCGCGCAGAACGCGGTCGCGGCCGGCAACTACCCGTACGGGGCGGCCCAGTCGGTGCTGCTGGCGGTACTCGTGGGCGTCGTGTCGTTCGCGTTCTTCAAACTGACCAGCCGGGGAGAGCAGGAATGA
- a CDS encoding carbohydrate ABC transporter permease, with the protein MSLLSTSTSTSTRKSTSTPAARARRDTDLPSRMTVTTLLVLSAFYFLFPLWWLLVSATKPFGDQFTGTGLWFDGFGLLDNIARLSSQDGGIFWRWMLNSVLYCGVGALFGTAFSALAGFALAKYRFPGRGFLFGVVLAAVLIPKVLFTLPLYLMFSGVGLIDNPLAVLLPSVVSPFGVYLSRVFAAQTVPDEVLEAGRLDGAGEFRIFRTIGVRMMLPALVTIFLFQFVEIWNNYLLPAMVLGDDRLQPVTVGLVGWNASHVAVPPPLVVIGSLVSVVPLLIAFLALQRSWRAGMTAGAVK; encoded by the coding sequence ATGAGCCTCCTGAGCACGAGCACGAGCACGAGCACGAGGAAGAGCACCAGCACGCCCGCCGCCCGCGCACGGCGTGACACCGACCTGCCCAGCCGGATGACGGTCACGACACTTCTCGTCCTGTCCGCCTTCTACTTCCTCTTCCCCCTGTGGTGGCTGCTGGTGTCCGCCACCAAGCCCTTCGGCGACCAGTTCACCGGCACCGGCCTGTGGTTCGACGGCTTCGGCCTGCTGGACAACATCGCCCGCCTCAGCAGCCAGGACGGCGGCATCTTCTGGCGCTGGATGCTCAACAGCGTCCTGTACTGCGGCGTCGGCGCCCTGTTCGGCACCGCGTTCTCCGCGCTGGCCGGCTTCGCCCTCGCCAAGTACCGCTTCCCCGGCCGCGGCTTCCTGTTCGGCGTGGTACTGGCGGCGGTGCTCATCCCCAAGGTGCTCTTCACGCTGCCGCTCTACCTGATGTTCTCCGGCGTCGGCCTCATCGACAACCCCCTGGCCGTCCTGCTGCCCAGCGTGGTCAGCCCGTTCGGGGTCTACCTCTCCCGGGTCTTCGCCGCACAGACCGTGCCCGACGAGGTCCTGGAGGCCGGTCGGCTCGACGGGGCCGGCGAGTTCCGCATCTTCCGGACCATCGGCGTACGGATGATGCTGCCCGCCCTGGTGACGATCTTCCTGTTCCAGTTCGTGGAAATCTGGAACAACTACCTGCTGCCCGCGATGGTCCTCGGCGACGACCGCCTGCAGCCGGTTACCGTGGGCCTGGTCGGCTGGAACGCCAGCCACGTCGCGGTGCCGCCGCCACTGGTCGTCATCGGGTCGCTGGTGTCCGTCGTCCCCCTCCTGATCGCCTTCCTCGCGCTCCAGAGGTCCTGGCGCGCGGGCATGACCGCTGGAGCCGTCAAATGA
- a CDS encoding glycoside hydrolase family 35 protein yields the protein MTTSSPAAAPATAALTHADGALLRNGRPHRLLAGSLHYFRVHPGHWADRLRRLAALGLNTVDTYVPWNFHERTEGDIRFDGPRDLAGFVRLAQEEGLDVVVRPGPYICAEWDNGGLPAWLTGTPGMRLRASHGPFLEAVDRWFDELIPRIADLQAGRGGPVVAVQIENEYGSYGDDHAYVRHVRDALVARGVRELLYTADGPTPLMQDGGALPGELAAATFGSRPAQAAELLRSRRPGEPFFCAEFWNGWFDHWGEKHHVRPAPGAAETVGDILDEGGSVSLYMAHGGTNFGLWAGANHDGDRIQPTVTSYDSDAPIAENGALTPKFFALREKLTALDGAGTPRPLPADPPLLTSRELPVARHASLLGALRATARPVHAPLPLSFEELSLASGLVLYEATPLLPPGHHELTVTGLHDRAQVFVDDAPVAVLDRESASFTVPGTGARVRLALLVENQGRINYGPLLGQGKGILGGVRVERRLVHGWTMRPLPLDRWTSRDVARAAAAAPSDGRAGFATAVLSVTEPADAWVALPGFGKGFLWVNDTLLGRYWEIGPQTTLYLPGPLLGPGDNTLTVLELERLGDRVTLHDRPELGPPEEYVETFD from the coding sequence ATGACCACGTCCTCTCCGGCTGCCGCGCCCGCGACGGCCGCCCTGACCCACGCCGACGGCGCCCTGCTGCGCAACGGACGCCCGCACCGCCTCCTGGCGGGCTCGCTGCACTACTTCCGGGTCCATCCGGGGCACTGGGCCGACCGGCTCCGGCGGCTGGCGGCCCTCGGCCTGAACACGGTCGACACCTACGTCCCGTGGAACTTCCACGAGCGCACCGAGGGCGACATCCGCTTCGACGGCCCCCGCGACCTGGCCGGGTTCGTCCGGCTCGCCCAGGAGGAAGGCCTGGACGTCGTCGTGCGGCCGGGCCCCTACATCTGCGCCGAATGGGACAACGGCGGCCTGCCCGCCTGGCTGACCGGAACCCCCGGCATGCGCCTGCGCGCCTCCCACGGCCCGTTCCTGGAAGCGGTCGACCGCTGGTTCGACGAGCTGATCCCGCGCATCGCGGACCTCCAGGCCGGCCGGGGCGGACCGGTCGTCGCGGTGCAGATCGAGAACGAGTACGGCAGCTACGGCGACGACCACGCCTACGTCCGCCACGTGCGCGACGCCCTCGTCGCCCGAGGCGTCCGCGAACTGCTCTACACCGCCGACGGGCCGACTCCGCTGATGCAGGACGGCGGCGCGCTGCCCGGCGAACTGGCCGCGGCGACCTTCGGCTCGCGCCCCGCCCAGGCCGCGGAACTGCTGCGCTCCCGCCGTCCCGGGGAGCCCTTCTTCTGCGCGGAGTTCTGGAACGGCTGGTTCGACCACTGGGGCGAGAAGCACCACGTCCGGCCGGCGCCCGGCGCGGCGGAGACCGTGGGCGACATCCTCGACGAGGGCGGCTCGGTGAGCCTCTACATGGCACACGGCGGCACCAACTTCGGCCTGTGGGCGGGCGCCAACCACGACGGCGACCGCATCCAGCCGACCGTCACCAGCTACGACTCGGACGCCCCCATCGCCGAGAACGGCGCGCTGACACCCAAGTTCTTCGCCCTGCGGGAGAAGCTGACCGCGCTCGACGGCGCGGGAACCCCGCGCCCCCTGCCGGCCGACCCGCCGCTGCTGACGTCCCGCGAACTCCCGGTCGCCCGGCACGCGTCCCTGCTCGGCGCGCTGCGCGCGACGGCCCGGCCGGTTCACGCACCCCTGCCCCTGAGCTTCGAGGAACTCTCCCTGGCCTCCGGCCTGGTGCTCTACGAGGCCACACCGCTGCTGCCGCCGGGACACCACGAACTGACCGTCACGGGCCTGCACGACCGCGCGCAGGTGTTCGTCGACGACGCCCCCGTCGCCGTACTGGACCGTGAGAGCGCCTCGTTCACCGTCCCCGGCACCGGAGCACGCGTCCGGCTGGCCCTGCTGGTGGAGAACCAGGGGCGGATCAACTACGGTCCGCTGCTCGGCCAGGGCAAGGGCATCCTCGGCGGCGTACGGGTGGAGCGCCGACTGGTGCACGGCTGGACGATGCGCCCGCTGCCGCTCGACCGGTGGACGTCACGGGATGTCGCCCGCGCCGCGGCCGCGGCCCCGTCGGACGGCCGGGCGGGCTTCGCCACCGCGGTCCTGTCCGTGACCGAACCGGCCGACGCGTGGGTCGCCCTGCCCGGATTCGGCAAGGGCTTCCTCTGGGTCAACGACACCCTGCTGGGCCGCTACTGGGAGATCGGTCCGCAGACCACCCTCTACCTGCCCGGCCCGCTCCTGGGGCCAGGTGACAACACCCTGACCGTGCTGGAACTCGAACGCCTCGGTGACCGCGTCACCCTCCACGACCGCCCGGAGCTCGGACCACCCGAGGAGTACGTCGAGACCTTCGACTGA
- a CDS encoding endo-alpha-N-acetylgalactosaminidase family protein — MDTKAPSPSRPPGRTGRRRVPHPGAVVAALGLTIGMLSTAAVPAGAAPPRAVSAPAPAGTPVELSRGDLTVTVAKEFPRIISYRLGQRALGGQATALDSFTVNGEVHRASTTMKAEGSRATYTSIFEDLPGLTITSTITVTKDTTVVFAVEKVSGKAASTVRTLAIPGQSLVSVDSSDPGANLARTKISTDSTTTADRFIPITADTSPDKEPVGTPYAFVGNTQLSAGIITNATEDSPQDDNTNWNTRLQSRIVDAGDGRRRAELSVGTYTYHPAGATDPRVDTYELPRATVVLAADANRDGSVDWQDGAIAHREHMRGPLGAERVPERVVQRIPFNFASQATNPFLKTLDNTKRISMATDNLGQWVLEKGYASEGHDSAHPDYGGNENVRAGGLEDLNRLTRTGAHYNADFAVHVNATEAYAQAKTFSEDMVAGQADGWDWLNQAYHIDQRKDLGTGAVLDRFKQLRKESPGVKTVYIDAYYSSGWLADGLAAGLRKMGFEVATEWAYKFEGSSVWSHWAADKNYGGATNKGINSNIIRFIANADRDVWNIDPLLGGANVVEFEGWTGHDDWNAFYRNIWTDNLPTKFLQHYQVMDWEPGTSAKLTGGVGVVSVDGERRISMGDAEVLRGDTYLLPWGDSKKDDGTSSPGDADKMYFYSGSGGEHTFELTEQFAGNKNFTLYELTDQGRAEKTRVKARDGRVTLTADKGQPYVLVPNGGRAPHRTAHYGEYTGLSDPGFNGGNLDDWKARGGAEIVRADNGDNVVRLGDGASGISQRVRGLTPGKRYSLGADVEIGPGERRATTLRVRGGKDTATRTFDITPARNRMAADEKRDTYSQRASVSFTAPRGGTVTVELGAVPGSAPVVLDDVRVMADTTAPLPRGKDGTVIAHDDFEGNQPGWGPFVKGDAGGVTDPRTSISDLHAPYSQKEWKNTYSPYDSGTLKGKAVDDVLAGRHSLKSHSENTGLVHRTIPATVPFEEGHTYRVSFSYQTNIEGQWAWVTGADRVADGATTSRDITRDVLDPALDTAAYSREIVAGCGDTWVGLRKLGSARGTDLVIDDFTVTDLGKAETGPACAGLTASEGAELSPGVPGEYVTTFTNHESADVVNVGIAMKGLPEGWKAEVKEKDGNLFEGVKPGATVRTAWLLTPPAGSAETSPAWKVTAAYAHGGDTKTVSADARAAVTDEPVVPPGSTTATADSENTSSGDGEGPVSNVLDGDAGTIWHTDYTASQAPYPHWVTLKLDGAADVDGFGYLGRQSGGQNGRVGDYEVAVSDDGKDWTTVADGTLKDVPQTQRVSFDRVRTSYVRFTALNALNAQPYAAAAEMRVYGVPVDLPTGYPPGERPADNR, encoded by the coding sequence GTGGACACCAAGGCACCCTCGCCCTCTCGCCCACCCGGACGCACCGGCCGCAGACGAGTGCCCCATCCCGGCGCCGTCGTCGCGGCGCTGGGCCTCACCATCGGCATGCTGTCGACCGCCGCCGTCCCCGCGGGCGCGGCCCCGCCCCGAGCCGTCTCCGCCCCAGCGCCGGCCGGGACGCCGGTGGAGCTGAGCCGGGGCGACCTGACCGTCACGGTGGCGAAGGAGTTCCCCCGGATCATCTCCTACCGGTTGGGGCAGCGCGCTCTCGGCGGTCAGGCGACCGCGCTGGACAGCTTCACGGTCAACGGCGAGGTCCACCGTGCCTCCACCACCATGAAGGCGGAGGGCAGCAGGGCGACCTACACCTCGATCTTCGAGGACCTGCCCGGTCTCACGATCACCTCCACGATCACCGTCACGAAGGACACGACGGTCGTCTTCGCCGTCGAGAAGGTCTCCGGCAAGGCCGCTTCGACCGTGCGCACCCTGGCGATCCCCGGTCAGTCCCTGGTCTCCGTGGACTCCTCCGACCCGGGCGCCAACCTCGCGCGGACGAAGATCTCCACGGATTCGACGACGACCGCCGACCGCTTCATCCCGATCACGGCGGACACGTCCCCGGACAAGGAGCCGGTCGGCACCCCGTACGCGTTCGTCGGCAACACGCAGCTCTCGGCGGGCATCATCACCAACGCGACCGAGGACTCGCCGCAGGACGACAACACCAACTGGAACACCCGACTGCAGTCCCGCATCGTCGACGCGGGCGACGGCCGGCGCCGGGCGGAGCTGTCGGTCGGCACCTACACCTACCACCCGGCCGGGGCCACCGACCCCCGGGTCGACACCTACGAGCTGCCCCGGGCCACCGTGGTCCTCGCCGCCGACGCCAACAGGGACGGCTCGGTCGACTGGCAGGACGGCGCCATCGCCCACCGGGAGCACATGCGCGGTCCGCTCGGTGCGGAGCGGGTGCCCGAGCGCGTGGTCCAGCGGATCCCGTTCAACTTCGCCAGCCAGGCCACGAACCCGTTCCTGAAGACGCTGGACAACACCAAGCGCATCTCCATGGCCACCGACAACCTCGGCCAGTGGGTGCTGGAGAAGGGCTACGCGAGCGAGGGTCACGACTCCGCCCACCCGGACTACGGCGGCAACGAGAACGTCCGCGCGGGCGGCCTGGAGGACTTGAACCGGCTCACTCGGACCGGCGCGCACTACAACGCGGACTTCGCCGTGCACGTCAATGCCACGGAGGCCTACGCACAGGCGAAGACCTTCAGCGAGGACATGGTCGCGGGACAGGCCGACGGCTGGGACTGGCTCAACCAGGCCTACCACATCGACCAGCGCAAGGACTTGGGCACCGGCGCCGTCCTCGACCGGTTCAAGCAGCTCCGCAAGGAGTCGCCGGGCGTGAAGACCGTCTACATCGACGCCTACTACTCCAGCGGCTGGCTGGCCGACGGTCTGGCCGCCGGACTGCGCAAGATGGGCTTCGAGGTCGCCACCGAGTGGGCGTACAAGTTCGAGGGGTCCTCGGTCTGGTCGCACTGGGCCGCCGACAAGAACTACGGCGGCGCCACCAACAAGGGCATCAACTCGAACATCATCCGGTTCATCGCCAACGCCGACCGCGACGTGTGGAACATCGACCCGCTGCTCGGCGGCGCCAACGTCGTCGAGTTCGAGGGATGGACCGGTCACGACGACTGGAACGCCTTCTACCGCAACATCTGGACCGACAACCTGCCGACCAAGTTCCTCCAGCACTACCAGGTGATGGACTGGGAGCCCGGCACGTCGGCGAAGCTCACCGGTGGTGTGGGCGTGGTGTCCGTCGACGGTGAGCGGCGGATCTCCATGGGAGACGCCGAGGTCCTCCGGGGCGACACCTACCTGCTGCCCTGGGGCGACTCGAAGAAGGACGACGGCACTTCCTCGCCCGGCGACGCCGACAAGATGTACTTCTACAGCGGCTCCGGCGGAGAGCACACCTTCGAACTGACCGAGCAGTTCGCGGGCAACAAGAACTTCACCCTCTACGAACTCACCGACCAGGGACGGGCGGAGAAGACCCGGGTGAAGGCCCGCGACGGACGGGTGACCCTCACCGCCGACAAGGGGCAGCCCTACGTCCTCGTGCCCAACGGCGGCAGGGCGCCGCACCGCACCGCCCACTACGGCGAGTACACCGGGCTGTCCGACCCCGGCTTCAACGGCGGGAATCTGGACGACTGGAAAGCACGGGGAGGCGCGGAGATCGTCCGGGCCGACAACGGCGACAACGTGGTGCGCCTCGGCGACGGTGCCTCCGGCATCTCGCAGCGGGTCCGCGGCCTGACCCCGGGCAAGCGGTACTCGCTCGGTGCGGACGTCGAGATCGGCCCCGGGGAGCGCCGGGCCACGACGCTTCGGGTGCGCGGCGGCAAGGACACGGCGACGAGGACCTTCGACATCACACCGGCGCGCAACAGAATGGCCGCCGACGAGAAGCGGGACACGTACTCCCAGCGGGCCTCGGTCTCCTTCACCGCGCCGCGCGGTGGCACGGTCACCGTGGAGCTGGGCGCAGTCCCGGGCAGCGCCCCGGTCGTGCTGGACGACGTACGCGTCATGGCGGACACCACCGCGCCCCTCCCCCGCGGCAAGGACGGCACCGTCATCGCCCACGACGACTTCGAGGGCAACCAGCCCGGCTGGGGTCCGTTCGTCAAGGGCGACGCCGGGGGCGTCACCGACCCGCGCACGAGCATCAGCGACCTGCACGCGCCCTACAGTCAGAAGGAGTGGAAGAACACCTACTCCCCCTACGACTCCGGCACGTTGAAGGGGAAGGCGGTCGACGACGTACTGGCCGGCCGGCACTCGCTGAAGTCGCACTCGGAGAACACGGGGCTGGTCCACCGCACGATTCCCGCCACGGTGCCGTTCGAGGAGGGTCACACGTACCGGGTGTCCTTCTCCTACCAGACCAACATCGAGGGACAGTGGGCCTGGGTGACGGGCGCGGACCGGGTCGCGGACGGCGCGACCACCTCCCGGGACATCACCCGTGACGTCCTGGATCCGGCGCTGGACACGGCGGCCTACTCCCGTGAGATCGTCGCCGGCTGCGGGGACACCTGGGTCGGGCTGCGCAAGCTCGGCAGTGCCCGGGGCACCGACCTGGTCATCGACGACTTCACCGTGACCGACCTGGGCAAGGCGGAGACCGGGCCCGCCTGCGCCGGTCTCACGGCATCGGAGGGCGCCGAGCTGAGCCCGGGCGTACCGGGCGAGTACGTCACGACGTTCACCAACCACGAGTCCGCCGACGTCGTCAACGTCGGCATCGCGATGAAGGGCCTGCCCGAGGGCTGGAAGGCCGAGGTGAAGGAGAAGGACGGCAACCTCTTCGAGGGCGTGAAGCCGGGCGCGACCGTGCGCACAGCCTGGCTCCTGACCCCGCCGGCCGGCTCGGCGGAGACCTCCCCCGCCTGGAAGGTGACCGCCGCCTACGCCCACGGTGGAGACACCAAGACCGTCTCCGCCGACGCGCGGGCCGCGGTGACCGACGAGCCCGTCGTCCCACCGGGGTCGACGACCGCGACCGCCGACTCGGAGAACACCTCCTCGGGGGACGGCGAGGGGCCGGTCTCCAACGTCCTCGACGGTGACGCCGGCACCATCTGGCACACCGACTACACCGCGTCCCAGGCGCCGTACCCGCACTGGGTGACGCTGAAGCTCGACGGCGCCGCCGACGTCGACGGGTTCGGATACCTGGGCCGGCAGAGCGGCGGGCAGAACGGACGCGTCGGCGACTACGAGGTCGCCGTGTCGGACGACGGCAAGGACTGGACGACGGTGGCCGACGGCACGCTGAAGGACGTCCCGCAGACACAGCGGGTCTCCTTCGACCGGGTGCGCACCTCCTACGTCCGGTTCACCGCACTCAACGCGCTCAACGCTCAGCCCTACGCGGCCGCGGCGGAGATGCGCGTGTACGGGGTGCCCGTGGACCTTCCGACGGGCTACCCGCCGGGCGAACGCCCCGCCGACAACCGCTAG
- a CDS encoding amidase: MDQTLPTAEDITAALRAGEVTSAEVTDEAIARIERDDKAINAICVPDFDRARAAARRADQARARGEDRPLLGVPVTVKECYDIAGMPTTWGMRQHRDYMPAEDAVQVSRLKAAGAVVLGKTNVPFGLQDIQSFNEIHGTTNNPWDHGRTSGGSSGGSAAALASGFGVLSIGSDLAGSLRTPAHFCGIYAHKPTLGLAATRGMVPPPGPALPVEHDLAVVGPMARSARDLSLLLDVMAGPDALTLGVAHDLALPPPRHEHLRDFRVLVLDEHPFIPTGSAVRAGVQRVTDALVDAGARVERHSPLLPDLTEGALLYTQLLFSGSVARFPVESYEQLRVRATGLSADDLSLDAARLRAMVFSHRDWIEANSRREVHRHGWRRLFGEFDAVVCPITPTPAFPHDHSPDPRERRIDIDGVEYPYFDQLVWAGVATMPGLPATAVPAGRSPEGLPVGVQLIGPMFEDRTPLRLAELLEHEIGGFRAPR, translated from the coding sequence ATGGATCAGACTCTTCCTACCGCAGAGGACATCACGGCCGCCTTGCGTGCCGGTGAAGTGACCTCGGCAGAAGTGACCGACGAGGCGATCGCCCGAATCGAGCGGGACGACAAGGCGATCAATGCCATCTGTGTACCGGACTTCGACCGTGCCCGGGCCGCTGCGCGCCGCGCCGACCAAGCGCGCGCCCGGGGGGAGGACAGGCCACTCCTCGGCGTTCCGGTCACGGTCAAGGAGTGCTACGACATCGCCGGGATGCCGACGACTTGGGGCATGCGGCAGCACCGGGACTACATGCCGGCCGAGGACGCGGTGCAGGTGTCACGGCTCAAGGCCGCGGGTGCGGTGGTGCTCGGCAAGACCAACGTGCCCTTCGGGCTGCAGGACATCCAGAGCTTCAACGAGATCCATGGCACCACCAACAACCCGTGGGACCACGGCCGCACCTCGGGTGGATCATCCGGCGGCTCGGCGGCGGCCCTGGCATCCGGGTTCGGCGTACTGTCCATCGGTTCCGATCTCGCCGGTTCGCTGCGGACACCCGCACACTTCTGCGGCATCTACGCACACAAGCCGACGCTCGGACTGGCGGCGACCCGCGGGATGGTCCCGCCGCCCGGGCCGGCCCTCCCGGTCGAGCACGATCTCGCCGTCGTCGGTCCGATGGCGCGCAGTGCCCGCGACCTCTCCCTCCTGCTCGACGTCATGGCCGGACCGGATGCGCTGACGCTGGGCGTGGCGCACGACCTGGCCCTGCCGCCCCCGCGCCACGAACACCTCCGCGACTTCCGGGTCCTCGTCCTCGACGAGCATCCGTTCATTCCGACCGGGTCTGCCGTGCGGGCGGGCGTGCAGCGCGTGACCGACGCGCTCGTCGACGCCGGCGCCCGCGTCGAACGGCACAGTCCGCTGCTGCCCGATCTGACCGAAGGGGCTCTGCTCTACACGCAGTTGTTGTTCTCCGGTTCCGTTGCGCGCTTTCCCGTCGAGTCGTACGAGCAGTTGCGGGTGCGGGCCACCGGACTGAGCGCGGACGACCTGAGTCTCGACGCGGCACGGTTGCGGGCCATGGTGTTCAGCCACCGTGACTGGATCGAGGCGAACAGCCGTCGCGAGGTCCACCGCCATGGCTGGCGGCGGCTCTTCGGGGAGTTCGACGCCGTGGTGTGTCCCATCACGCCCACTCCGGCGTTCCCCCACGACCACAGTCCCGATCCGCGAGAGCGCCGGATCGACATCGACGGCGTCGAGTACCCGTACTTCGACCAGCTTGTCTGGGCCGGTGTGGCCACCATGCCCGGCCTGCCCGCCACCGCCGTACCCGCGGGCCGGTCGCCCGAGGGGCTGCCGGTGGGGGTGCAGCTCATCGGCCCGATGTTCGAGGATCGCACCCCGCTGCGGCTGGCCGAACTGCTGGAGCACGAGATCGGCGGCTTCCGGGCGCCGAGGTAG
- a CDS encoding sigma-70 family RNA polymerase sigma factor codes for MAGTHPTDPIVDAFESHRDRLRSVAYRVLGSHADAEDVIQEAWLRLSRQDADTIDNLGGWLTTVVGRISLDVLRSGRTRPEVSFDARLPECVVTLDDAPGPQDLAALGDSAGHALLMVLDALRPEERLAFVLHDVFAVPFAEIGGILGKSADATKMAASRARRKVQAAERPARAGRQQREVVRAFLAAARDGRFEELLRLLHPDVRFTVRTPEGTFVTLGATEVATRARVAGSSARGHAATVNGRPGVLSWSEDGTPLSLLVFTVTDARITGIAAVVDPAELALMGLPDPV; via the coding sequence ATGGCCGGCACTCATCCCACGGACCCGATCGTCGATGCCTTCGAGTCCCACCGTGACCGGCTCCGCTCCGTCGCCTACCGCGTGCTCGGGTCGCATGCGGATGCGGAGGACGTGATCCAAGAGGCGTGGCTGCGTCTGTCCCGCCAGGACGCCGACACCATCGACAACCTCGGCGGCTGGCTGACCACCGTGGTCGGCCGCATCAGCCTCGATGTCCTGCGGTCGGGCCGGACTCGTCCAGAGGTCTCCTTCGACGCCCGGCTGCCCGAATGCGTCGTGACGCTCGACGACGCTCCGGGTCCGCAGGATCTCGCGGCACTCGGGGACTCCGCCGGCCACGCTCTCCTCATGGTCCTCGACGCGCTGCGTCCCGAGGAGCGACTGGCGTTCGTGCTGCACGACGTCTTCGCCGTGCCCTTCGCGGAGATCGGCGGCATTCTCGGCAAGTCCGCCGACGCGACGAAGATGGCCGCCAGCCGCGCCCGCAGGAAGGTACAGGCCGCCGAGCGGCCGGCAAGGGCGGGGCGGCAACAACGTGAGGTGGTGCGGGCGTTCCTGGCGGCGGCACGCGACGGCCGGTTCGAGGAGTTGCTGCGACTTCTGCACCCGGACGTGCGCTTCACCGTCCGGACTCCGGAAGGCACGTTCGTCACGCTCGGGGCCACCGAGGTCGCCACCCGCGCGCGCGTGGCCGGCAGCTCGGCACGAGGACATGCGGCGACCGTCAACGGCCGCCCCGGCGTGCTCTCCTGGAGCGAGGACGGCACTCCGCTCTCCCTTCTTGTCTTCACGGTCACCGACGCCCGCATCACCGGGATCGCCGCCGTGGTCGACCCGGCCGAGCTGGCTCTCATGGGGCTGCCGGATCCGGTGTGA
- a CDS encoding carboxymuconolactone decarboxylase family protein gives MENRLKNKNPSNPDVWTAIQHLQKAIAAGGVDPKLLALVHLRVSQINGCSACVYASVAGAKRAGDTDERLHHVAAWREAPFYTDAERAALALSEAATRLQDGAPGVTDEIWDGATIHFTEEQLGAINLEIALTNFFNRINRTIKEPAAKTWG, from the coding sequence ATGGAAAACCGCCTCAAGAACAAGAACCCGAGTAACCCGGACGTGTGGACCGCGATCCAGCACCTCCAGAAGGCGATCGCCGCCGGAGGCGTCGACCCGAAGCTGCTCGCGCTGGTCCACCTGCGCGTCAGTCAGATCAACGGCTGCTCGGCGTGCGTCTACGCCAGTGTCGCCGGTGCGAAGAGGGCCGGTGACACCGACGAGCGGCTGCACCATGTCGCTGCGTGGCGCGAGGCACCGTTCTACACCGACGCGGAACGCGCGGCCCTGGCACTGTCCGAGGCCGCCACGCGGCTGCAGGACGGTGCGCCGGGCGTGACCGACGAGATCTGGGACGGGGCCACCATCCACTTCACCGAAGAGCAGCTCGGCGCGATCAACCTGGAGATCGCGCTGACCAACTTCTTCAACCGGATCAACCGCACCATCAAGGAACCGGCAGCCAAGACCTGGGGCTGA